A genomic region of Runella rosea contains the following coding sequences:
- a CDS encoding glutamine amidotransferase-related protein, translated as MTKIKIGLLECDHVRDEFRHIAGDYRDMFPALFMPLAPEWEFVFYDVANGHFPASVDECDVYLCTGSKSSVYDDEPWIRDLKAFFRQIFAQQKIFLGVCFGHQMLAEALGGKVQKSAVGWCVGIHEFKMLDGERTAWMNPPKESLNLLMMCQDQVHQLPPDSTILASADDCPVAMFRVGERMLGVQAHPEFPLPYEEALMRSRVERIGAEKTAKGLESLSRPLHSTLMAQWMVAFVKSVL; from the coding sequence GTGACAAAAATAAAAATTGGCCTGTTAGAATGTGACCATGTGCGGGATGAATTTCGGCACATTGCGGGCGACTACCGCGACATGTTTCCCGCGTTGTTTATGCCTTTGGCTCCCGAATGGGAATTTGTATTTTATGACGTCGCCAACGGCCATTTTCCAGCGTCCGTTGACGAATGCGACGTTTATCTATGTACGGGTTCTAAATCTTCTGTTTATGACGATGAGCCGTGGATTCGTGACTTAAAAGCGTTTTTTCGTCAGATATTTGCCCAACAAAAAATCTTTTTAGGGGTGTGTTTTGGACACCAGATGTTGGCCGAAGCCTTGGGCGGAAAAGTGCAGAAGTCGGCGGTGGGTTGGTGCGTAGGAATTCACGAATTTAAGATGTTAGACGGAGAAAGAACCGCTTGGATGAATCCGCCGAAGGAAAGCTTGAATCTGCTGATGATGTGTCAGGACCAAGTGCATCAGTTGCCACCTGATAGTACGATATTAGCCTCAGCGGATGATTGCCCTGTAGCCATGTTTCGCGTAGGAGAGCGGATGCTGGGCGTGCAGGCGCATCCCGAGTTTCCGCTACCGTATGAAGAGGCCCTTATGCGCTCTCGGGTGGAGCGAATTGGTGCCGAAAAAACGGCCAAAGGGCTCGAAAGTTTAAGCCGGCCTTTACACAGCACTTTGATGGCACAATGGATGGTGGCGTTTGTAAAGTCTGTTTTATGA
- a CDS encoding 3-keto-disaccharide hydrolase, whose amino-acid sequence MKKTFITLSLLACAAAGFAQTPGGTPPAVSPMPMKPEMTEIWEPEVGVVTPGKNAGDAPSDAIVLFNGKDLSQWVSAKDGGPAPWKIVNNDYLEVVPKSGDIKTKMKFGDCQLHLEFSAPDVVEGASQGRGNSGVFFQDRYELQILDSYQNRTYRNGQAGSIYKDHAPLVNPMRGPLEWNVYDVVYTAPRFKADGRIDAPARITVFLNGVLVQNNTTINGLTLYIGLHHYPEAHGDDVIHLQDHNNKTQFRNIWVRKL is encoded by the coding sequence ATGAAGAAAACGTTCATAACCCTTTCTTTACTGGCTTGTGCCGCAGCTGGATTTGCTCAGACTCCTGGTGGTACACCTCCGGCGGTTTCTCCCATGCCGATGAAGCCCGAAATGACCGAAATCTGGGAACCCGAAGTAGGGGTCGTAACGCCGGGTAAAAATGCGGGAGATGCTCCATCAGACGCTATCGTACTTTTCAACGGGAAAGACCTTTCGCAGTGGGTTTCTGCCAAAGATGGTGGGCCAGCTCCCTGGAAAATTGTGAATAATGACTACTTGGAAGTAGTTCCTAAAAGCGGCGATATCAAAACCAAAATGAAGTTTGGTGACTGCCAACTGCACCTGGAATTTAGCGCGCCTGATGTAGTAGAAGGTGCAAGTCAAGGTCGTGGAAACAGTGGGGTGTTTTTTCAAGATCGTTATGAACTCCAAATTCTGGATTCGTATCAAAACCGTACCTATCGAAACGGACAGGCTGGAAGTATCTACAAAGACCACGCGCCGCTCGTGAACCCCATGCGTGGGCCGCTGGAGTGGAACGTCTACGATGTGGTATATACCGCCCCTCGCTTCAAAGCAGATGGTCGTATTGATGCACCTGCACGCATCACGGTATTTTTGAATGGAGTACTGGTTCAAAACAACACAACCATCAACGGATTAACGCTTTACATTGGTTTGCACCACTATCCTGAAGCACACGGCGACGACGTGATTCACCTCCAAGATCACAATAATAAAACGCAGTTCCGTAATATCTGGGTGAGAAAACTGTAA
- a CDS encoding GLPGLI family protein → MKNIKLSTVRYQLRQSGFAILALISLGFSISAKAQQTEGMVTYEYKYYWTKVNSRLTFLSKEEKDRMKLTWGNEEDGPGTKMKLTFNDKQSIYTYFSDQGQTEDGRYSWRQSDYLIHRNFEQEKLIENHEMLGKTYLLEDSLMTYNWRIQNQIKDVAGYVCMKAETFDAIKNHKITAWFAQDIPVPAGPERYFGLPGLILELDINDGDVIVAAQKVELKNVDKELALPKMKGKKIKNNDYDQMLKKHIFDSIKAQRNPYWSIRY, encoded by the coding sequence ATGAAAAATATAAAACTATCCACTGTTCGCTATCAACTTCGCCAGTCAGGATTTGCCATTCTGGCGCTCATAAGCCTAGGTTTTTCCATCTCGGCCAAAGCTCAACAAACCGAAGGCATGGTGACTTACGAGTATAAATATTACTGGACGAAAGTCAACTCGCGCCTCACATTTTTGAGTAAGGAAGAAAAAGACCGCATGAAATTGACATGGGGCAACGAAGAAGATGGCCCTGGGACCAAAATGAAGTTGACGTTCAACGATAAGCAGAGCATTTACACTTATTTTAGCGACCAAGGTCAAACAGAAGATGGGCGGTATTCGTGGCGTCAGAGCGATTACCTGATTCATCGTAATTTTGAGCAGGAAAAACTCATTGAAAATCACGAAATGTTGGGCAAAACCTACCTGCTCGAAGATTCGTTGATGACGTACAATTGGCGCATTCAAAATCAAATCAAGGATGTGGCAGGCTACGTTTGTATGAAAGCCGAAACCTTTGATGCCATCAAAAACCACAAAATTACGGCGTGGTTTGCGCAGGACATTCCCGTGCCAGCGGGGCCTGAGCGCTATTTTGGTTTGCCAGGACTCATTTTAGAACTGGACATCAACGACGGCGATGTGATTGTGGCAGCCCAAAAGGTGGAGCTAAAAAACGTAGATAAAGAACTTGCTTTACCCAAAATGAAGGGTAAAAAAATCAAAAATAACGACTACGACCAGATGCTCAAAAAACACATTTTTGACAGTATAAAAGCCCAACGAAACCCTTATTGGTCAATCAGATACTAA
- a CDS encoding TonB-dependent receptor domain-containing protein, giving the protein MRKLLLLALLWPCMSVLYAQTPNRFQIQGITADTSSTPLGSATVMLLQRKDSSLVNFTRTNDKGAFAMRNVKRGDYLLKISYVGYIPFQQDIVFGDKEIVDLGTLKLKAITKELFEVVIKTARAPLSIKGDTIEYNAASFKVPPGSTVEDLLRKLPGVQVDQNGNIIAQGQQVQKVTVDGKRFFGSDPKMATQNLPADAITKVQIFNDKTEQSKVTGVDDGKQEKTVNLELKEGFKKGGFGKLTAGLGADGNGNAGPRGEIKGNYNKFDDKNQFSVIGLTNNTNQTGMSWDDYQDFRGSSSFNSWNDNGDFGFGGGGGRFIIIGGDDDGGLSIPVGGGNGRGYSNNIAGGINYNYNTKKIKTNASYYYNSTRQVLDAVRNRENFLQNGSFKTEEESSQINFIGNHRLAFRHEQTLDSLNTFIFTNNSRYNVGDTRLNSLQEFFRNNNLKSNETTINNATNVDKIETANTLIYRLKFKKNKGRSFAASASYNFTNNDGIADQKSLNLFYNATDPTDVLRRMLDLTNNTGSRVSQLKSSLLFVEPFAKRFFWESFVNLSYRSDNVDRDVFDLAKDNGRRTPVDSLSSFYKNNYNYARIGSSVRYSYKGLNFSGGLAVQSFQIDGKFALGQNPASFININRRFTTWIPNASLNYDLKNNRYLWSGYDVSVSQPSTRDLQPVIDNSNPLIIRQGNPDLLPTVNHNINFGYNMFNPASFMNVNVNMYYSYNVNQVVYNQQVDATTLITVTKPVNITGGQNIGSYIGFGFPIKKTKASMNINFNPGFSKNLTPINGVLNQTNTDSYRFGTRLDLTPSDNFTIFANANWSVSNTRYSINTGQNQQIVNHSYGGTMNIRLPKDFFINSNLNYQIYKNERFGFNQQVPILNTSIYKILGKAKKAEIRLSIYDVFNRNLGVSQFANQNYVSQERIQTLARYGMLSFTYNMRGMNTNIKRRGGFF; this is encoded by the coding sequence ATGCGTAAACTTCTCCTTTTGGCCCTACTGTGGCCATGCATGAGTGTATTGTATGCTCAAACACCCAATCGCTTTCAAATTCAAGGTATTACTGCCGACACATCATCTACCCCCCTGGGCTCGGCCACGGTGATGCTACTCCAGCGCAAAGATTCCTCACTGGTCAATTTCACCCGCACCAACGACAAAGGTGCCTTTGCCATGCGCAATGTAAAGCGCGGAGATTATCTGCTTAAAATCTCGTACGTCGGCTACATTCCTTTCCAACAAGACATTGTTTTTGGAGACAAAGAAATCGTCGACTTAGGAACCCTCAAATTAAAAGCCATTACCAAAGAGCTCTTTGAGGTGGTCATCAAAACGGCCCGCGCACCGCTGAGTATCAAAGGAGATACGATTGAATACAACGCCGCGTCGTTCAAAGTACCTCCAGGCTCAACGGTCGAAGATTTATTACGCAAGCTTCCCGGCGTGCAGGTAGACCAAAACGGCAACATCATTGCCCAAGGCCAGCAAGTACAGAAAGTTACCGTTGATGGAAAACGTTTCTTCGGGAGCGACCCTAAAATGGCCACCCAAAACCTTCCCGCCGATGCCATCACCAAAGTGCAGATTTTCAACGACAAGACCGAGCAATCAAAAGTGACCGGCGTAGACGACGGCAAGCAAGAAAAAACGGTCAACCTCGAACTCAAAGAAGGGTTTAAGAAAGGAGGTTTTGGTAAACTGACCGCTGGATTGGGAGCTGACGGCAACGGCAATGCTGGACCGCGCGGCGAAATCAAAGGAAATTACAATAAGTTTGACGATAAAAACCAGTTTTCTGTCATAGGATTGACCAATAACACCAACCAAACTGGAATGTCATGGGATGATTATCAAGACTTTAGAGGCAGTAGCTCCTTCAATAGTTGGAACGACAACGGCGATTTTGGTTTTGGTGGCGGCGGCGGTCGATTCATCATCATTGGCGGTGACGACGACGGCGGACTGAGCATTCCAGTCGGCGGCGGCAACGGTCGCGGTTACTCCAACAACATTGCGGGCGGTATCAACTACAATTACAACACCAAAAAAATCAAGACCAACGCCAGCTATTATTACAACTCTACCCGGCAGGTATTGGATGCTGTGCGCAACCGCGAGAACTTCCTACAAAACGGTTCTTTTAAGACTGAAGAAGAAAGCAGCCAAATCAATTTCATCGGCAATCACCGACTCGCATTCCGCCATGAACAAACCCTTGACTCACTCAATACCTTTATTTTCACCAATAACAGCCGCTATAACGTAGGTGATACCCGACTGAACAGTTTACAAGAGTTTTTTAGGAATAACAACCTCAAATCCAACGAAACCACCATCAATAATGCCACCAACGTGGATAAAATTGAGACCGCCAACACGTTGATTTACCGCTTAAAATTTAAGAAAAACAAAGGACGGAGTTTTGCCGCTAGTGCTTCCTATAACTTTACCAACAACGACGGAATTGCCGACCAAAAATCGCTCAACTTATTTTACAACGCCACCGACCCCACCGACGTTTTGCGCCGCATGTTGGATTTAACCAACAACACCGGCAGCCGAGTAAGCCAGCTAAAGTCTAGTTTGCTGTTTGTGGAGCCGTTTGCCAAACGTTTTTTCTGGGAAAGTTTTGTTAACCTGAGCTACCGTTCCGACAACGTAGACCGCGACGTATTTGACCTCGCCAAAGACAACGGTCGCCGTACTCCCGTCGATAGTTTAAGCAGTTTTTATAAAAATAACTACAACTACGCCCGGATTGGAAGCAGTGTGCGGTACTCCTACAAAGGACTCAATTTTTCAGGAGGATTGGCGGTGCAGAGCTTCCAAATTGACGGTAAATTTGCGCTTGGCCAAAACCCAGCTTCTTTTATCAACATCAATCGCCGGTTTACGACGTGGATACCCAACGCTTCGTTAAATTATGACCTCAAAAATAACCGGTATTTGTGGTCGGGCTATGATGTGAGCGTGAGTCAGCCTTCGACCCGTGATTTACAACCCGTCATTGACAACAGCAACCCGCTGATTATCCGTCAAGGAAATCCAGATTTGTTACCGACGGTCAATCATAACATCAATTTTGGGTACAACATGTTTAACCCCGCGAGTTTTATGAACGTCAACGTAAACATGTATTACTCATACAATGTAAATCAAGTCGTTTATAACCAGCAAGTTGACGCTACAACGTTGATTACGGTGACCAAACCAGTAAATATCACGGGCGGCCAAAACATTGGTTCTTATATCGGCTTTGGATTTCCGATCAAGAAAACCAAAGCGTCGATGAACATTAACTTCAACCCGGGTTTCAGCAAAAACCTCACGCCCATCAACGGTGTACTTAACCAAACCAACACCGATAGTTATCGCTTTGGAACGCGACTTGATTTGACCCCAAGCGACAATTTTACGATTTTCGCCAACGCCAACTGGAGCGTCAGCAATACGCGTTATTCCATCAACACTGGTCAAAATCAGCAAATTGTAAACCACAGCTACGGGGGTACGATGAACATCCGCTTGCCCAAAGATTTCTTCATCAATTCCAACCTCAATTACCAAATTTACAAAAACGAGCGTTTTGGTTTTAACCAGCAAGTGCCGATTCTAAACACGTCGATTTATAAAATTCTGGGCAAAGCCAAGAAAGCTGAAATCAGACTTTCTATCTATGATGTCTTTAATCGCAACTTAGGTGTGAGTCAGTTTGCCAACCAAAATTACGTATCGCAGGAGCGTATTCAGACCTTGGCCCGCTACGGAATGTTGAGCTTTACGTACAATATGCGCGGCATGAATACCAACATCAAACGCAGAGGCGGATTCTTCTAA
- the rpsG gene encoding 30S ribosomal protein S7: MRKAKPKKRYLLPDPKYRDVMVTKFVNNLMLQGKKSTAYDIFYGALEIAEKRLSESGLEIWRKALNNVMPAVEVKSRRVGGANFQVPTEVRPDRKIALGMKWMIKYARLRGEKTMRDRLAAEIIAASKGEGASVKKKDDTHRMAEANKAFSHFRF; encoded by the coding sequence ATGAGAAAGGCAAAACCGAAAAAAAGATACCTATTACCTGACCCTAAATACAGGGACGTAATGGTAACCAAGTTTGTAAACAACTTGATGTTGCAAGGCAAAAAAAGCACCGCCTATGATATTTTCTACGGCGCGTTGGAAATTGCCGAAAAACGTCTTAGCGAAAGCGGTCTTGAAATCTGGCGCAAAGCGTTGAACAACGTAATGCCTGCTGTAGAAGTAAAAAGCCGCCGTGTAGGTGGTGCCAACTTCCAGGTTCCTACCGAAGTTCGTCCTGACCGTAAAATTGCGTTGGGAATGAAATGGATGATCAAATACGCTCGTTTACGCGGTGAAAAAACCATGCGTGATCGTTTGGCCGCTGAAATCATCGCCGCTTCAAAAGGTGAAGGTGCTTCTGTAAAGAAAAAAGATGATACGCACCGTATGGCTGAAGCCAACAAGGCGTTCTCGCACTTCCGTTTCTAG
- the rpsL gene encoding 30S ribosomal protein S12 → MPTISQLVRKGREQMTWKSKSPALDSCPQRRGVCTRVYTTTPKKPNSALRKVARVRLSNMKEVNAYIPGEGHNLQEHSIVLVRGGRVKDLPGVRYHVVRGALDTAGVNGRKQSRSLYGAKRPKPGQVAPAGKGAPAKKKK, encoded by the coding sequence ATGCCAACTATTTCACAGTTAGTACGCAAAGGACGTGAACAAATGACGTGGAAATCTAAGTCTCCGGCCTTAGATTCGTGCCCACAACGTCGCGGTGTATGCACGCGTGTATACACAACGACCCCGAAGAAGCCAAACTCGGCTTTGCGCAAAGTAGCGCGTGTACGTTTATCAAACATGAAGGAAGTCAACGCTTACATCCCAGGCGAAGGACACAACCTCCAAGAGCACTCAATCGTATTGGTGCGTGGTGGTCGTGTAAAAGACCTTCCAGGGGTACGTTATCACGTAGTTCGTGGTGCGCTTGATACTGCTGGTGTAAACGGTCGTAAGCAAAGCCGCTCACTCTACGGAGCAAAACGTCCGAAACCAGGTCAGGTAGCACCCGCAGGAAAAGGCGCTCCGGCTAAGAAGAAGAAGTAA
- a CDS encoding rhodanese-like domain-containing protein, producing MKSFLLSCILLTAVSCLNGVFAQTNLETKAFVQKFKETPKAQLLDVRTPNEWNAGKIESSKCVNFMDADFKQQVEKLDKSKPVFVYCAAGGRSAKASKILKEAGFKEIYNLQGAGYADLAKEGIK from the coding sequence ATGAAATCGTTTCTTTTATCTTGCATTTTGCTAACCGCCGTAAGTTGCCTTAACGGCGTTTTTGCCCAAACAAATCTTGAAACCAAAGCCTTCGTTCAAAAATTCAAGGAAACACCCAAGGCACAATTACTAGACGTACGCACGCCCAACGAATGGAACGCTGGAAAAATCGAGTCCTCCAAATGCGTTAACTTTATGGACGCTGATTTTAAACAGCAAGTCGAGAAGTTGGATAAATCAAAACCCGTATTTGTGTATTGTGCAGCCGGCGGCCGCAGCGCCAAAGCTTCCAAAATCCTGAAAGAAGCAGGTTTCAAAGAAATTTATAACCTCCAAGGTGCCGGCTATGCCGATTTGGCCAAAGAAGGCATCAAATAA
- a CDS encoding sulfite exporter TauE/SafE family protein → MEIAGFIGAFLMGLSLGLVGSGGSILTVPILVYLFYIDTLIATTYSLFIVGITSLVGATVRAGAGNIHWPATLVFGIPSLTAVYLTRSFLLPLIPPVIFQLGDFILTKSLFLLLLFAVLMLIASFFMVRDQEETTEENTTLGSTSYNLFSLSIKGILAGCITGLLGAGGGFLIIPALVLMANLPMKKAVGTSLVIITANSFMGFWRDYQLHELIDWRFLVYFSTIAITGILTGSSIAHKISGERLKPIFGYFILLMGAFIIFKELFLR, encoded by the coding sequence ATGGAAATCGCAGGCTTCATCGGAGCATTTTTAATGGGACTGTCGCTGGGCCTTGTGGGGAGTGGTGGCTCCATTCTTACCGTGCCCATTCTCGTTTACTTATTTTACATCGATACCCTCATTGCTACTACTTACTCGCTTTTCATTGTAGGAATTACGAGTTTGGTAGGCGCAACTGTACGCGCCGGTGCTGGCAATATTCACTGGCCCGCCACGCTGGTTTTCGGGATTCCCTCGCTGACCGCTGTTTATCTGACTCGGTCTTTCCTCCTCCCACTTATCCCGCCCGTTATTTTTCAACTGGGGGATTTCATACTTACCAAATCCTTATTTTTATTGCTTCTGTTTGCCGTGCTTATGCTCATTGCTTCTTTTTTCATGGTCAGAGACCAAGAAGAAACCACAGAAGAAAATACTACGTTAGGAAGTACCTCTTACAACTTATTTTCTTTATCCATAAAAGGGATTCTGGCAGGATGCATAACGGGACTTTTGGGCGCAGGAGGTGGCTTTTTAATTATTCCAGCATTGGTTCTGATGGCAAATCTCCCCATGAAAAAAGCAGTAGGCACCTCGTTGGTAATCATTACTGCCAATTCTTTTATGGGTTTTTGGCGCGACTATCAATTGCATGAGCTCATTGACTGGCGCTTTCTAGTGTACTTTTCAACCATCGCCATTACGGGAATTTTAACGGGCAGCTCAATAGCCCACAAAATCAGCGGCGAAAGACTCAAACCCATTTTTGGTTATTTTATTCTCTTGATGGGGGCCTTCATTATTTTTAAAGAACTATTTTTGAGGTAA
- a CDS encoding response regulator, whose amino-acid sequence MKKIQVLLVDDHTIVRNGLRSILENTDEVEVIGEASNGEEALEKIPLLKPQIILVDISMPGISGIELIKKVTKQWTNIRPIILSMHNDDAYILKSVEAGAYGYLLKDATRDEILTALHAVKNGEKYFNASVASVIVSGYLSQVQKVEKATESRKTLLSKKEREVLRLLVEGMSSRQIADQLDLSVRTVDNHRANMMRRLQVHNAAELVKLALEEKLL is encoded by the coding sequence ATGAAGAAAATCCAAGTACTACTCGTAGACGACCACACCATTGTTCGAAATGGCCTACGGTCTATTTTAGAAAACACCGACGAAGTAGAGGTCATCGGCGAAGCCTCCAACGGCGAAGAAGCCCTCGAAAAAATCCCCCTTCTCAAACCACAAATTATCCTCGTTGACATCTCAATGCCGGGTATCTCGGGAATTGAGTTGATTAAAAAAGTAACGAAGCAGTGGACCAATATCCGGCCCATTATTCTCTCCATGCACAACGACGACGCATATATCCTTAAATCCGTTGAAGCAGGCGCGTATGGTTATTTGCTCAAAGATGCCACCCGCGACGAGATTCTGACCGCCCTTCATGCCGTCAAAAATGGAGAGAAATACTTCAACGCATCCGTGGCGAGCGTGATTGTAAGCGGATATCTCTCTCAGGTACAGAAGGTTGAAAAAGCAACCGAATCGCGCAAAACGCTTTTATCCAAAAAAGAAAGAGAAGTATTGCGATTGTTGGTAGAAGGAATGAGTAGTCGCCAAATTGCCGACCAACTGGATTTAAGCGTTCGTACCGTCGACAATCACCGCGCCAACATGATGCGCCGCCTTCAGGTACACAACGCCGCTGAACTCGTCAAACTGGCTTTGGAAGAAAAATTACTCTAA
- a CDS encoding ATP-binding protein: MPIRIPKRFTRLYITALSLVAFLTILGQILVQNTLKDGLNDSWLVNFAGRQRFQSQLIAKTALLLTQRPDLADQSTQLKEFKRVLADWEDHQDQLQTGNLRDISATYINSDTVKAMFVDIEPHFRAIQQNAHSVLKWMEKPGDSASIDLSVRNIFAHELIFLHKMNQIVFQYDKEAKEKVTRLRRIELWLMAFTLVILLLEGLFIFRPAVGKLRETIIQLMDARENTMIANRELQKAYQQLRDTQAQLLEATQLRHQQEIKEHKIRASALLQGQEEERKRLSKEMHDGVGQMLTGLKLIAENFGETKEWSPRDLRNAQDLRTVISQTIQEVRTISHNLMPTVLNDFGIDLALKQLMDSTARNTNAQMTFTSNLKEKRLDRNVEIGLYRIAQEAINNAVKHSEATQINLDVSLGNKKVTLRVTDNGKGFNAARKKSNAPNSSTNGLRNLHERAHLLDGVLKINSAIGRGTEVIAQIPQL; this comes from the coding sequence ATGCCCATACGTATTCCCAAGCGGTTCACCCGATTGTACATCACGGCTTTATCGTTAGTTGCTTTTTTAACGATATTGGGGCAAATCTTGGTCCAAAATACCCTTAAAGACGGCCTGAATGACTCTTGGCTGGTCAATTTTGCAGGGCGGCAGCGTTTTCAAAGTCAGCTGATTGCCAAAACCGCCCTGCTCCTCACCCAACGTCCCGATTTGGCCGACCAAAGCACTCAATTGAAAGAGTTTAAACGCGTATTGGCCGATTGGGAAGACCACCAAGACCAACTCCAAACGGGCAACCTACGGGATATTTCGGCCACGTACATTAATAGTGACACCGTAAAGGCAATGTTTGTCGATATAGAACCTCATTTCAGGGCCATTCAACAAAATGCACATTCGGTACTGAAGTGGATGGAAAAACCTGGAGACTCGGCCAGCATTGACTTATCAGTTCGTAATATTTTTGCGCACGAACTGATTTTTTTACACAAAATGAATCAAATCGTATTCCAATACGATAAAGAAGCAAAAGAAAAAGTAACTCGCCTTCGTCGTATTGAACTATGGCTGATGGCTTTTACGTTGGTTATACTATTGTTGGAGGGGTTGTTTATTTTCCGCCCAGCCGTGGGAAAATTACGCGAAACAATCATCCAATTGATGGATGCACGCGAAAACACGATGATTGCCAATCGGGAACTTCAAAAAGCGTATCAACAACTGCGCGACACGCAGGCACAGCTATTGGAAGCCACCCAACTCCGTCACCAGCAAGAAATCAAAGAGCATAAAATTCGGGCTTCGGCGCTTTTGCAAGGACAGGAAGAAGAACGCAAACGTCTCTCCAAAGAAATGCACGACGGAGTAGGACAAATGCTTACGGGCCTAAAACTCATTGCTGAAAATTTTGGCGAAACCAAAGAATGGAGCCCACGAGACCTCCGCAATGCGCAGGATTTGCGTACCGTTATTAGTCAAACAATTCAGGAAGTCCGAACCATCTCCCACAACCTAATGCCAACAGTACTCAATGATTTTGGCATCGACTTGGCCCTGAAACAATTGATGGATTCAACCGCGCGAAATACAAATGCTCAGATGACTTTTACGTCTAATTTGAAGGAAAAACGTTTGGACAGGAATGTTGAAATAGGTTTGTACAGAATTGCGCAGGAAGCCATCAATAACGCTGTAAAACATTCAGAAGCAACACAAATCAACTTGGATGTTTCGCTGGGAAATAAAAAAGTAACCTTACGGGTAACCGACAATGGCAAGGGTTTTAATGCTGCTCGAAAAAAATCAAATGCTCCCAACTCTTCCACCAATGGCCTACGTAACCTCCACGAACGTGCGCATTTGCTCGATGGTGTATTGAAAATCAACTCAGCCATCGGGCGCGGCACCGAAGTCATTGCACAAATACCCCAATTATAA
- the nirD gene encoding nitrite reductase small subunit NirD, with protein MTTQHTTWFKAAPIAAFPENGGACVKYNDRQIAVFHFKQLDKWYATDNECPHKHQMILSRGMLGDQQGHPKVACPFHKKTFSLETGLNLQGEDYCINVYPVKVEDGFVFIGV; from the coding sequence ATGACAACTCAACATACAACTTGGTTTAAAGCGGCACCGATAGCCGCATTTCCCGAAAATGGCGGAGCCTGCGTAAAATACAATGACCGGCAAATTGCGGTGTTCCATTTCAAACAATTGGACAAATGGTATGCCACCGACAACGAATGCCCTCACAAACACCAGATGATTTTGAGCCGAGGAATGCTTGGCGACCAACAGGGGCATCCTAAAGTAGCGTGCCCATTTCATAAAAAAACTTTTTCGCTCGAAACAGGCCTCAACCTGCAAGGCGAAGACTATTGCATCAATGTGTACCCCGTCAAAGTAGAAGACGGATTCGTTTTTATTGGCGTCTAA